In the genome of Carnobacterium viridans, one region contains:
- a CDS encoding amino acid ABC transporter ATP-binding protein yields MTKVKVEHLKKNFGSLEVLKDLNVEVQEGEVVCIIGPSGSGKSTFLRCMNALEEITGGKVIIDDFDLTDPKQDINKVRENIGMVFQNFNLFPHLTVLENITLAPRELKKDSTEAIKNRALELLETVGLSEKANDYPKSLSGGQKQRVAIARALAMNPDIMLFDEPTSALDPEMVGDVLEVMQKLADQGMTMLVVTHEMGFAKEVADRVIFMDGGYIVEEGKPEQLFNHPQHERTKNFLEKILV; encoded by the coding sequence ATGACTAAAGTAAAAGTGGAACATCTAAAGAAAAATTTTGGAAGTTTAGAAGTTTTAAAAGACTTGAATGTTGAAGTTCAAGAAGGAGAAGTAGTTTGTATCATCGGACCTTCAGGATCTGGTAAAAGTACGTTTCTCCGCTGTATGAATGCTTTAGAAGAAATTACAGGTGGCAAAGTCATTATTGATGACTTTGATCTCACTGATCCAAAACAAGACATCAATAAAGTACGCGAAAACATTGGAATGGTTTTTCAAAATTTTAATTTGTTCCCTCATTTAACGGTTTTAGAAAATATTACGTTAGCACCAAGAGAACTAAAAAAGGATTCTACTGAAGCTATTAAAAACCGTGCACTAGAATTATTGGAAACCGTTGGACTTTCTGAAAAAGCAAATGATTACCCTAAATCATTATCTGGTGGACAAAAGCAACGTGTTGCGATTGCACGTGCTTTAGCAATGAATCCAGATATTATGTTGTTTGATGAACCTACAAGCGCTCTTGATCCAGAAATGGTTGGCGATGTGTTGGAAGTTATGCAAAAATTGGCAGATCAAGGTATGACTATGCTGGTGGTGACTCATGAAATGGGCTTCGCTAAAGAAGTAGCTGATCGCGTGATTTTCATGGATGGTGGATACATTGTTGAAGAAGGCAAACCTGAACAACTCTTTAACCATCCCCAACATGAACGAACAAAGAACTTTTTAGAGAAAATTTTAGTTTAA
- a CDS encoding YhgE/Pip domain-containing protein — MDMLKTEWKKLVSNKMLLISCMVMLFIPIMYAGFFLKSNWDPYGNTDKLSVAVVNLDHSVDYQGTQLDIGSDVVDKLKKNDALDWHFVSQEEAQKGLENREYYMVMTLPTDFSTDAATLMETNPKKMIIDYETNGSLNYIGEVISKSAAKDVKAEVSANVTKAYTEAIFEQLGTIGTGFSEAAEGAGEIDEGTGKLAEGSQELTKNLEKLSSSTITFEEGTQTLEVGLKEYTAGVSQVNNGADQLNKGINQLSSKVKPLENGGSLLENGSTDLTNGLKAYTAGVSQLADGTKVLNENSSALQAGTVEVSNGVDQVKSGSDQLLTGLNQLSSELDSSLSNENAEQLQFLMENLSSMNDGIQKLDAVLNGQTDGTDFSGIQTNLQQSGVSLNEVAQDIGKTGEDLTKLTSEVNALEGTIQADNDATISALSSTTAFDSLTTEQQNELVNAVESTSDQKETEITAIKDQIGVASKDINDTAAAANETGTSLTDLQTELAAVSGLTEQLTALKMQVDTLAQSSNQLLPATNQTINELITGLTGIQSALERQGTNSDKGIIQGMTELNQGLVAIQSGLSGENGLVEGVTNYTNGVNSLQTGADELNANSTALNTGSEQLNSGIGQLTSQLPNLIAGIDQLNSGSNQLAQGASLLNENSASLTNGATSLADGSTQLKEGSQALSSGSQTLGNGIETLKDGTNQLSTSLLEGSAKVNEVDATDKTMDMFSNPIELKQEKYSEVPNYGAALAPYIMSMALYIGAVVFTTIYPVRKRALEGKSGFEWWLSKVSVAILVATLMAVLECGILLMIGLEVLFIGKFFLLAVLTSLAFMSIVLTLVVALDNVGRFLAMILLVLQLGGSGGTFPIPLTNGFFQSIHLFLPMTYSVYGFRQAISDGLGNDIYWHANVVMIGIIILFNGLLIVTMHFLQKKNQKNEENELNEIVNA, encoded by the coding sequence ATGGACATGTTAAAAACGGAATGGAAGAAATTAGTCTCTAATAAAATGTTACTGATCTCTTGTATGGTTATGTTATTTATCCCTATTATGTATGCTGGATTCTTTTTGAAATCTAACTGGGATCCATATGGAAATACAGATAAATTATCTGTAGCTGTAGTTAATTTAGATCACTCTGTTGACTATCAAGGAACACAGCTTGATATTGGTTCTGATGTTGTTGATAAACTCAAGAAGAACGATGCACTGGATTGGCACTTTGTGTCTCAAGAAGAAGCGCAAAAGGGCTTAGAAAATCGTGAGTATTATATGGTAATGACATTGCCAACCGATTTTTCAACAGATGCTGCTACGTTGATGGAGACGAATCCTAAAAAAATGATAATCGATTATGAAACAAATGGGTCATTAAATTATATTGGAGAAGTCATTAGTAAATCTGCTGCAAAAGATGTTAAAGCAGAAGTATCTGCTAATGTAACAAAAGCATATACCGAAGCAATTTTTGAACAATTAGGCACAATTGGAACAGGTTTTTCAGAAGCGGCTGAAGGAGCAGGAGAAATTGATGAGGGAACTGGAAAATTAGCCGAAGGAAGCCAAGAATTAACAAAAAATTTGGAAAAATTGTCTTCAAGTACAATAACGTTTGAAGAAGGTACACAAACGTTGGAAGTTGGACTAAAAGAATATACAGCTGGTGTGTCTCAAGTAAACAATGGAGCAGACCAACTGAATAAAGGAATCAATCAATTATCTTCAAAAGTAAAACCACTAGAAAATGGCGGATCTCTTTTAGAAAATGGTTCAACAGATCTCACAAATGGACTGAAAGCTTATACTGCTGGTGTTTCACAACTTGCTGATGGAACAAAAGTCTTGAACGAAAACTCTTCGGCTTTACAAGCAGGCACAGTTGAAGTCAGTAATGGTGTTGATCAAGTTAAATCGGGTAGTGATCAATTGTTAACTGGTTTGAACCAGCTTTCCTCAGAATTAGATAGTAGCTTATCTAATGAAAATGCTGAGCAGCTGCAATTTTTAATGGAAAACTTGTCTTCTATGAACGATGGGATTCAAAAGTTAGATGCTGTTCTTAACGGACAGACGGATGGTACTGACTTTAGTGGCATTCAAACAAATCTGCAACAATCTGGTGTAAGTTTAAATGAAGTTGCTCAAGATATCGGAAAAACGGGAGAGGATTTAACCAAACTAACGTCTGAGGTTAATGCACTTGAAGGAACGATTCAAGCAGATAATGATGCTACTATTTCAGCTTTATCTAGTACAACTGCATTCGATAGTCTAACTACTGAACAACAAAATGAATTGGTAAATGCAGTAGAGTCAACATCTGATCAGAAAGAAACTGAAATAACTGCAATCAAAGATCAAATAGGTGTTGCAAGTAAAGATATAAATGATACAGCAGCAGCTGCAAATGAAACGGGTACTTCGCTAACCGATTTACAGACAGAATTAGCTGCCGTTAGCGGGCTTACGGAACAATTAACGGCACTAAAAATGCAAGTAGATACATTAGCTCAAAGTTCAAACCAACTATTGCCAGCAACAAATCAAACCATCAATGAGTTGATTACAGGTTTAACAGGCATTCAATCTGCTTTGGAACGACAAGGAACCAACTCAGATAAAGGAATTATTCAAGGGATGACTGAACTAAACCAAGGCTTAGTAGCCATTCAAAGTGGTTTATCAGGAGAGAATGGTCTAGTAGAAGGAGTAACAAACTATACAAATGGAGTGAACTCCTTGCAAACTGGAGCAGATGAATTAAATGCAAATTCAACAGCATTAAATACAGGTTCTGAACAATTAAACAGCGGTATAGGACAACTAACTTCTCAATTGCCAAACCTAATTGCGGGAATCGATCAATTGAACAGTGGGTCAAATCAATTAGCTCAGGGAGCGTCTCTTTTGAACGAAAACTCGGCTAGTTTAACTAATGGTGCCACAAGCTTAGCAGATGGCTCAACACAGCTTAAAGAAGGGTCACAAGCCCTTAGCAGTGGTTCCCAAACATTAGGCAACGGAATCGAGACGTTAAAAGATGGAACTAACCAACTATCAACTAGTTTATTGGAAGGTTCCGCAAAAGTTAATGAAGTAGACGCAACGGATAAAACAATGGATATGTTTTCAAATCCAATCGAATTAAAACAAGAAAAATATAGTGAAGTACCAAATTATGGTGCAGCATTAGCACCATATATTATGTCAATGGCCTTGTATATTGGAGCAGTTGTCTTTACTACAATATATCCTGTACGTAAGAGAGCACTTGAAGGGAAATCCGGTTTTGAGTGGTGGCTAAGCAAGGTTTCTGTAGCTATACTTGTAGCAACCTTGATGGCTGTATTAGAATGTGGCATCTTATTAATGATCGGATTAGAAGTTTTATTTATAGGGAAATTCTTCCTATTAGCCGTGCTAACTTCCTTAGCCTTTATGTCTATCGTGTTAACTTTAGTAGTCGCACTAGATAATGTTGGGCGCTTTTTAGCAATGATATTACTTGTCTTGCAATTAGGCGGCTCTGGCGGAACATTCCCTATTCCATTGACGAATGGGTTCTTTCAATCTATTCACTTATTCTTGCCAATGACATATTCTGTTTATGGGTTTAGACAAGCCATCAGTGATGGTTTAGGAAATGACATTTATTGGCATGCGAACGTTGTGATGATTGGAATCATTATTCTTTTCAATGGGTTATTGATTGTAACAATGCATTTCTTACAAAAAAAGAACCAAAAGAATGAAGAAAACGAATTAAATGAAATAGTTAATGCATAA
- a CDS encoding Rrf2 family transcriptional regulator — protein sequence MKLTKGLEQAICILAMLSTQDNYIPITSHVLNSRLKGTSHSYIRKIIRKLVVSGLATSIPGSNGGFILAKKPEKINLLEIVEALEGKIVTYPNSGMINQVFSDIGEPASNGEKTLVTTFEEADHHYTNFLKRQTLDQLIWSSIGKSEIPDIDWNKK from the coding sequence ATGAAGTTAACAAAAGGTTTGGAACAAGCAATCTGTATATTAGCCATGCTTTCTACTCAAGATAATTATATTCCAATCACTTCGCATGTATTAAATAGTCGTTTGAAAGGAACCTCTCATTCTTATATCAGAAAAATTATTCGAAAGTTAGTTGTTAGTGGATTAGCAACATCGATTCCTGGAAGCAATGGCGGTTTTATATTAGCTAAAAAACCTGAAAAAATAAACTTACTCGAAATTGTTGAAGCATTAGAAGGTAAGATTGTTACGTATCCAAATTCTGGAATGATTAACCAGGTTTTCTCAGATATAGGCGAACCAGCTAGTAATGGAGAAAAAACCTTAGTAACGACTTTTGAAGAAGCAGATCACCACTACACAAATTTTCTAAAACGTCAGACGTTAGATCAACTTATTTGGTCATCAATAGGAAAAAGTGAAATACCTGATATTGACTGGAACAAAAAATAA
- a CDS encoding iron-sulfur cluster biosynthesis family protein: protein MFLDITELAQQKIKQTCSHHTGQLVIYYESRIGCTCGNNGIFLLKITQQNDSELDATLATSLGDLPIQGWSLPFLDEKMKLDYNETKHALILRSDSGLINDNVLILNDNNQSIS, encoded by the coding sequence ATGTTTTTGGACATAACCGAGCTCGCTCAGCAAAAAATCAAACAGACCTGCTCTCATCACACAGGCCAATTGGTAATTTATTATGAATCTAGAATCGGCTGTACTTGTGGAAATAATGGTATTTTCTTATTAAAAATCACTCAGCAAAACGATTCAGAATTAGATGCAACTCTAGCCACTTCTTTAGGTGACTTACCTATTCAAGGGTGGAGCCTTCCTTTTTTAGATGAAAAGATGAAACTAGATTACAATGAAACAAAACATGCTCTTATTCTACGTAGCGATAGCGGTCTCATTAATGATAATGTATTAATTCTTAATGACAATAATCAATCTATTTCTTAA
- a CDS encoding iron-sulfur cluster biosynthesis family protein: MFLTVTEPAIERIKTIQAHYPGKLALYYNRITGGYACGIVGTFSLKLFTNPNEELNATIDSTIGKIAVQQERLTDLKENIVLDYKNSKNSLILRSDAGLINDDVTVLDNDNNKLF; the protein is encoded by the coding sequence ATGTTTTTAACCGTAACTGAACCTGCAATAGAACGTATCAAAACGATCCAAGCACACTATCCAGGAAAATTGGCTTTATATTATAACCGTATCACTGGTGGATATGCTTGTGGAATTGTAGGAACCTTTTCGCTAAAATTGTTTACTAACCCTAATGAAGAATTGAATGCCACAATTGATTCAACGATTGGAAAAATAGCCGTTCAACAAGAACGTTTAACTGACTTAAAAGAAAATATTGTTTTGGATTACAAAAATTCAAAAAACAGTTTAATTTTAAGAAGTGACGCTGGATTAATAAACGATGACGTCACTGTTCTTGACAACGATAATAACAAGCTGTTTTAA
- the uvrC gene encoding excinuclease ABC subunit UvrC, translated as MVSTHINNKLLLLPDLPGCYLMKNKEKEIIYIGKAKNLKKRVRSYFRGTHEGKTQLLVEEIVDFETIITSTDKECLLLEITLIKKHLPKYNIKLKQGTSYPYLKITNEKDPQLIITSEVKRDGGYYFGPYPNVYAASETQQFIQKVYPLRKCNGYQKRACLYYHLGQCIGPCDHEIPKEEYDAQIDKIRRFLNGDVKEIKKILKNKMMQAAEELAFERAAEYRNQIQYIETTVERQNIITNDFTTRDVFSYYMNKGWISIQVFFIRQATLIKREATIFPCYDTPQEELASYIVQFYQEDNHLLPKEVLVPNGVDTKTLSEVLEIPVKVPIQGRKKDMLDLATKNSEISLNEKFQLIEMDDRKTIGAIKELSEALNLPLVSRIEAFDHSNIQGTNPVSAMVSFLDGKPDKSNYRKYKIKSVSGSNELATTEEVIRRRYARLLKESKPLPDLILMDGGKIQVNGAINILENELGLSIPVAGMVKDDKHRTSSLIFGEELQKVTLKPTSQAFYLVQRIQDEVHRFAITFHRQLRGKNSLSSKLDRIEGVGPKTRTKVLKHFKSVKNVKEASVEEINGLGIPLKTAVRIKEGLE; from the coding sequence ATGGTTAGTACACATATCAATAATAAATTGCTGTTGCTTCCTGATTTGCCAGGATGCTACTTGATGAAAAATAAAGAAAAAGAAATTATTTATATCGGAAAAGCTAAAAACTTGAAAAAAAGAGTCCGTTCTTATTTTAGAGGAACGCATGAAGGGAAAACCCAACTATTGGTTGAAGAAATTGTTGATTTTGAAACCATTATTACTTCAACGGATAAAGAGTGTTTACTGCTTGAAATTACCTTAATAAAGAAACACTTGCCAAAATACAATATAAAATTAAAACAAGGGACAAGTTACCCTTATTTAAAAATTACAAATGAAAAAGACCCACAACTTATTATTACATCTGAAGTAAAGAGAGATGGAGGTTATTATTTCGGCCCTTATCCAAACGTATATGCTGCGAGTGAGACTCAACAGTTTATCCAAAAAGTTTACCCATTGAGAAAATGCAATGGATATCAAAAGAGAGCTTGTTTGTACTACCACCTTGGGCAATGTATTGGTCCTTGTGATCATGAGATTCCTAAAGAAGAGTATGATGCTCAAATCGACAAAATCAGACGGTTCTTGAATGGTGATGTAAAAGAAATTAAAAAAATATTGAAAAATAAAATGATGCAGGCAGCTGAAGAACTGGCTTTTGAACGAGCAGCTGAATACCGTAATCAAATTCAATACATTGAAACAACTGTAGAAAGACAAAATATTATTACCAATGACTTTACGACTAGAGATGTTTTCAGTTATTACATGAATAAAGGCTGGATTTCCATTCAAGTGTTCTTTATTCGACAAGCAACGTTAATCAAACGAGAAGCAACTATTTTTCCTTGTTACGATACACCTCAAGAAGAATTAGCTTCTTATATTGTCCAATTTTATCAAGAAGACAATCATCTGCTTCCTAAAGAAGTACTGGTTCCAAATGGTGTAGATACAAAAACGTTATCGGAAGTACTGGAAATTCCGGTAAAAGTTCCAATCCAAGGACGTAAAAAAGATATGTTGGATTTAGCAACAAAAAATAGTGAAATATCGTTAAACGAAAAATTCCAATTGATTGAGATGGATGACCGTAAAACAATTGGGGCAATCAAAGAATTGTCAGAAGCGTTAAACTTACCTTTAGTCAGTCGCATTGAAGCCTTTGACCACTCTAACATTCAAGGGACGAACCCGGTTTCGGCGATGGTTTCCTTTTTGGATGGAAAGCCAGATAAAAGTAATTATCGAAAATACAAAATAAAAAGTGTTTCTGGTAGTAATGAATTAGCAACAACTGAAGAAGTTATTCGAAGACGCTATGCAAGGCTTTTAAAAGAGAGTAAACCATTGCCTGATTTGATTTTGATGGATGGTGGGAAAATTCAAGTTAATGGAGCGATTAATATCCTTGAAAATGAACTTGGGTTATCCATTCCAGTAGCAGGTATGGTGAAAGATGATAAACATAGAACTTCTTCGCTTATTTTCGGAGAGGAACTTCAAAAGGTGACGCTTAAACCAACTAGCCAAGCATTTTACCTTGTCCAACGGATTCAAGATGAGGTCCACCGTTTTGCAATCACCTTTCATCGCCAATTACGTGGGAAAAATAGTTTGTCCTCTAAATTGGACCGTATCGAAGGTGTTGGACCAAAAACACGTACAAAAGTTTTAAAACATTTCAAATCAGTCAAAAATGTAAAAGAAGCCAGTGTGGAAGAAATAAACGGTCTTGGTATTCCGCTAAAAACAGCTGTGAGAATCAAAGAAGGTCTAGAATAA
- a CDS encoding 3D domain-containing protein, whose product MRIKKLVSSLMMALLLVNVIPTIGFAATLDEIESQQNTKEKEMAEIDSQINKALTKVNEKNSELEELTTQIEVLKETVQATSETVSEQEEVVKERLDQAKERILSMQTTEVNQNVVVSLFESESVTDLFNRAYVLVTLQSAGNDQLEIAEDEKQELADLKDELENDLALLENQTAEAKEQKEDLDTQVASLQKTMDENQTILNELDEQRELEESRIAAAAEKAAEEAKAKEEKAAAEKVAAEAALATKTEKEAAVVTTTTTESSNNQTETQKTESTVEKETTATTATTTPAESTETSSKGKSIVVSATGYSTKQANLSTHTATGINLENNPMVIAVDPRVIPLGSMVEIPGYGIFIAGDTGGAIKGNKIDIHFPSVQQANNFGRKTITINILN is encoded by the coding sequence GTGAGAATAAAAAAACTAGTTTCCAGCCTTATGATGGCTTTACTATTGGTTAATGTCATTCCGACAATTGGTTTTGCAGCGACATTAGATGAGATTGAATCGCAACAAAATACAAAAGAAAAAGAAATGGCCGAAATTGATAGTCAGATCAATAAAGCATTGACAAAGGTAAATGAAAAAAATAGTGAGCTAGAAGAATTAACTACTCAAATTGAAGTTTTAAAAGAGACCGTTCAAGCAACAAGTGAGACAGTTTCAGAACAAGAAGAGGTTGTCAAAGAGCGATTAGATCAAGCAAAAGAACGCATCTTATCGATGCAAACAACTGAAGTAAATCAAAACGTAGTCGTGTCATTATTTGAATCTGAAAGTGTTACAGACTTATTTAATCGTGCTTATGTTTTAGTTACTTTACAATCAGCAGGAAACGATCAATTGGAAATTGCTGAAGATGAAAAACAAGAATTAGCAGACTTAAAAGATGAATTAGAAAATGATTTAGCTTTATTGGAAAATCAAACAGCAGAAGCTAAAGAACAAAAAGAAGACCTAGATACACAAGTGGCTAGCCTTCAAAAAACAATGGATGAAAATCAAACAATTTTAAATGAGTTAGATGAACAACGTGAATTAGAAGAATCAAGAATTGCCGCAGCAGCAGAAAAAGCAGCAGAAGAGGCTAAGGCAAAAGAAGAAAAAGCGGCAGCAGAAAAAGTAGCAGCTGAAGCAGCACTTGCAACAAAAACAGAAAAAGAAGCAGCGGTAGTAACAACAACTACGACTGAGTCCTCAAACAATCAAACAGAAACCCAAAAAACAGAATCCACTGTTGAAAAAGAAACAACAGCAACAACAGCAACAACTACACCTGCTGAAAGTACAGAGACGTCTTCAAAAGGAAAATCAATCGTCGTTTCTGCAACAGGTTATTCAACAAAACAAGCTAACTTAAGTACTCATACAGCAACAGGAATCAATCTAGAAAACAATCCAATGGTTATAGCAGTAGATCCAAGAGTCATACCTTTAGGTTCTATGGTTGAAATACCGGGATATGGAATATTTATCGCTGGCGATACGGGCGGAGCAATAAAAGGAAATAAAATTGATATTCATTTCCCAAGCGTTCAACAAGCCAATAATTTCGGCAGAAAAACAATTACGATTAATATCTTAAATTAA
- a CDS encoding nucleoside 2-deoxyribosyltransferase, producing the protein MSKKIYFASPLFSEMEKSYNEKLVLSIRETYPEIDVYVPQEQGEINDKNAYADSMAIAKYDTEALLASQLMVAVLDGSTIDVGVATEIGVAYQAGIPIIGLYTDSRQQGATNLQKLAALQEVAESQFSYVNLYTVGLIKMNGAIYSTSEDFITAIKDYL; encoded by the coding sequence ATGTCTAAAAAAATCTATTTTGCTAGTCCACTCTTCTCTGAGATGGAAAAAAGTTACAATGAAAAGCTTGTCCTTAGTATTCGAGAAACTTATCCAGAAATAGATGTCTATGTTCCTCAAGAACAAGGTGAAATAAATGATAAAAATGCTTATGCTGATTCGATGGCTATTGCTAAATATGATACTGAAGCATTGCTCGCTAGCCAATTAATGGTGGCTGTCTTAGACGGATCCACTATTGATGTCGGAGTTGCTACAGAAATTGGTGTTGCTTATCAAGCCGGAATTCCAATTATTGGTCTGTATACTGATTCTCGTCAACAAGGTGCTACTAATCTTCAAAAATTAGCTGCTTTACAAGAAGTTGCAGAATCTCAATTCTCTTATGTCAATCTTTACACGGTTGGACTTATAAAAATGAATGGCGCTATTTATAGCACTTCAGAAGATTTTATTACAGCAATCAAAGATTATTTGTAA
- the brnQ gene encoding branched-chain amino acid transport system II carrier protein has translation MKKGLTLSSYLYIGSMLFGLFFGAGNLIFPVHMGQVAGSNVSWATLGFLVTGIGLPFLGVIAIGLSKSNGLFDLASRIHPYYGYFMTVALYLTIGPFFALPRLSTVSYEIGITPYISANYQTLGLAIFSVLFYGVALFLSLKPTKILVYVGKVLNPIFLVFLGVLILTAFIRPMGGIAEAPITGNYVNQPFVSGFLEGYNTMDALASLAFGIVVVQTIKNLGVTKPSEIAKDTVKSGLISIILMGIIYASLAYLGTMSVGQFPVSENGGIALTQISQFYFGSFGSVLLAVIVTVACLKTTIGLITACAETFKEMFPRSISYKAYVIVFSVLTTLVANVGLTNIIAYSLPVLMFLYPLAITLILLALLSPLFKDRQVVYVTTTAFTLVVSVADLFKALPKNVQNVGGIQEFLAFCNEYLPLFSIGMGWVLPAAVGFVIGLFISWFTEPTTKVL, from the coding sequence ATGAAAAAAGGATTAACTTTGTCTTCCTATCTTTATATAGGATCCATGTTGTTTGGTTTATTTTTTGGAGCTGGTAATTTAATATTTCCCGTTCACATGGGGCAAGTGGCAGGTTCAAATGTAAGTTGGGCCACATTAGGTTTTTTGGTCACAGGGATAGGATTGCCATTCTTAGGCGTAATTGCTATCGGGCTTTCCAAAAGTAATGGGTTATTTGATTTAGCTAGTCGCATTCATCCTTATTATGGCTATTTTATGACAGTAGCTTTATATTTAACAATTGGACCATTTTTTGCGCTACCAAGGTTAAGTACGGTTTCTTATGAAATCGGGATAACACCTTACATCAGTGCAAACTATCAAACATTAGGATTAGCAATTTTTTCTGTTTTATTTTATGGTGTCGCATTATTTCTCTCTTTAAAGCCAACGAAAATCTTGGTATATGTTGGTAAAGTATTGAATCCTATCTTTTTGGTGTTTTTAGGTGTTTTAATTTTAACGGCATTTATTCGTCCAATGGGAGGAATAGCAGAAGCACCTATCACTGGTAACTATGTCAATCAACCTTTTGTTAGCGGATTTCTTGAAGGGTACAACACAATGGATGCATTAGCTTCTCTTGCCTTTGGGATAGTCGTTGTTCAAACGATTAAAAACCTTGGCGTAACTAAACCAAGTGAGATAGCAAAAGACACAGTCAAATCTGGGCTGATCAGCATTATTTTGATGGGAATCATTTATGCTAGCTTAGCTTATTTAGGCACAATGAGTGTTGGACAATTTCCAGTTTCAGAAAATGGTGGAATTGCCTTGACACAAATTTCTCAATTTTACTTCGGCTCTTTTGGCAGTGTGTTACTGGCTGTAATCGTAACAGTCGCCTGTTTAAAAACAACGATTGGACTAATTACAGCTTGTGCAGAAACATTTAAAGAAATGTTTCCCCGGTCAATCAGCTATAAAGCGTACGTTATTGTATTTAGTGTTTTAACAACATTAGTTGCTAATGTTGGCTTAACAAATATTATTGCGTATTCATTGCCAGTCTTAATGTTCTTATATCCATTAGCGATTACACTGATTTTATTAGCATTGTTGTCTCCTTTATTCAAGGATAGACAAGTAGTCTATGTGACAACGACAGCATTTACTTTAGTGGTAAGTGTAGCAGATCTATTCAAAGCATTACCAAAAAATGTTCAAAATGTTGGTGGAATACAAGAATTTTTGGCATTTTGCAATGAGTATCTTCCATTATTCAGTATTGGAATGGGATGGGTTCTTCCAGCAGCAGTTGGTTTTGTAATTGGATTATTCATCAGTTGGTTTACTGAACCAACAACAAAGGTTCTTTAA
- a CDS encoding phosphoglycerate dehydrogenase, whose product MTKKSILLIQETTTEQLQALKELAPEYELIKGWETDWEDISLESIEIIYGWTGQYSKELVENEKSHLKWAQGKAAGVDFLDLEKLKQKNILLTNGSGIHSVPIAESVFGILLAYARGIQKAVKDQQTKTWDQVDELMELHGKTIMIVGTGKIGVEVGRLAKAFNMKTIGVNRSGRDVEYMDQLIKQPELVDQVKQADIVINILPHTDKTHYFFNQDTFSQMKEGTLFVNVGRGPTVKTDDLIAALDNGQLAFAGLDVFETEPLPEESALWNREDVLITPHITGIAEQFKKRLFAIFEENLKAYLAEEKLPVNLIDYDQQY is encoded by the coding sequence ATGACTAAAAAAAGTATTCTACTGATACAAGAAACAACAACCGAACAACTTCAAGCGCTGAAAGAACTAGCGCCAGAATATGAGTTGATCAAAGGATGGGAAACAGATTGGGAAGATATCTCTTTAGAATCTATTGAAATCATATATGGATGGACAGGACAATATTCAAAAGAATTAGTAGAAAATGAAAAAAGTCACTTGAAGTGGGCCCAAGGAAAAGCAGCGGGTGTCGATTTTCTTGATTTGGAAAAGCTAAAACAAAAAAATATCTTACTAACTAATGGAAGCGGAATACATAGTGTGCCAATTGCAGAATCAGTTTTTGGTATACTGTTGGCTTACGCTAGAGGGATTCAAAAGGCAGTTAAAGATCAACAAACTAAAACATGGGACCAAGTAGATGAATTGATGGAATTGCATGGGAAAACGATCATGATTGTAGGAACCGGAAAAATCGGCGTGGAAGTTGGACGATTGGCAAAAGCATTTAACATGAAAACAATCGGTGTAAATCGCAGTGGAAGAGATGTTGAATACATGGATCAATTAATTAAGCAGCCGGAACTAGTTGACCAAGTGAAACAAGCGGACATCGTCATAAATATCTTACCGCATACGGATAAAACGCATTACTTTTTTAATCAAGATACTTTCTCCCAAATGAAAGAAGGAACTCTTTTCGTCAATGTTGGAAGAGGACCAACAGTTAAAACAGATGATTTAATAGCAGCTCTTGATAATGGTCAGTTAGCTTTCGCCGGTTTAGATGTTTTTGAGACAGAACCCTTACCAGAAGAGAGCGCACTATGGAATAGAGAAGATGTTTTGATTACTCCGCATATTACTGGAATTGCAGAACAGTTCAAAAAACGTCTATTCGCTATCTTTGAAGAAAATCTAAAAGCTTACTTAGCTGAAGAAAAATTGCCTGTAAATTTGATTGACTACGATCAACAATACTAA